One genomic segment of Erythrobacter sp. THAF29 includes these proteins:
- a CDS encoding LacI family DNA-binding transcriptional regulator, whose product MSSAPNDEKRARKRTSRRGSAAPTIADVAREAKCSPMTVSRVINGEGNVREDTREEVLEAIRRLNYSPNRAARSLAGGAQLRVGLLFDNPSSSYLAEFLMGALEEATRRDVHLEVQSCDNAPDNELLVRKMSEGGITGFILPPPLCDDQSVLDMITEAGGIAIAVGPGKASGSHGAVMIDEYQAAYDMTKHIIDLGHQRIGFIIGNPEQVASGHRLKGFRAAMKDNGLEVAENLLAQGQFTYRSGMVAAEKLLSAEPRPTAIFASNDDMAAATVAVAHRRQLDVPSDVTVCGFDDTDLASSIWPELTTIRQPIREMTAKAVDLIVDAKSSRRSDRTSQTKILLPYKLVRRNSDAGPSLASSSGESD is encoded by the coding sequence ATGAGCAGTGCACCAAACGATGAAAAGCGCGCGCGCAAGCGCACCTCGCGCCGTGGTAGCGCTGCCCCGACCATTGCCGATGTCGCGCGCGAAGCGAAATGCTCGCCGATGACGGTTAGCCGCGTAATCAACGGCGAAGGCAATGTGCGCGAGGACACACGCGAGGAAGTTCTCGAGGCCATTCGCAGGCTCAACTATTCGCCCAACCGCGCAGCCCGCTCGCTCGCCGGCGGAGCGCAGCTGCGTGTCGGTCTGTTGTTTGACAACCCGTCCTCATCCTATCTCGCCGAGTTCCTGATGGGCGCGCTCGAGGAGGCGACCCGCCGTGATGTCCACCTCGAAGTGCAAAGCTGCGACAACGCGCCCGACAACGAATTGCTCGTGCGCAAGATGTCTGAGGGCGGAATTACCGGCTTCATCCTGCCTCCGCCTCTGTGCGACGATCAAAGCGTTCTCGACATGATAACCGAGGCAGGCGGAATTGCGATTGCCGTCGGCCCGGGCAAGGCGAGCGGGTCTCATGGCGCGGTGATGATCGACGAGTATCAGGCAGCCTACGATATGACGAAGCATATCATCGATCTCGGACACCAGCGGATCGGCTTCATCATCGGTAATCCCGAACAGGTGGCAAGCGGCCATCGACTGAAGGGATTCCGCGCGGCCATGAAGGACAATGGACTGGAAGTGGCGGAGAACCTCCTGGCGCAGGGGCAATTCACATATCGTTCCGGCATGGTGGCGGCGGAGAAACTGCTGTCTGCCGAGCCGCGTCCAACCGCGATCTTTGCCTCGAACGACGATATGGCCGCAGCCACGGTGGCGGTCGCCCACCGCCGGCAATTGGACGTGCCGAGCGACGTAACCGTGTGCGGCTTCGACGATACCGACCTTGCAAGCTCAATCTGGCCCGAGCTCACCACCATTCGCCAGCCTATCCGCGAAATGACGGCCAAGGCGGTCGACTTGATTGTCGATGCGAAGAGCTCCAGGCGAAGCGATCGGACCAGCCAGACGAAGATCCTGCTTCCTTACAAGCTCGTCAGGCGCAATTCCGACGCCGGGCCAAGCCTCGCGAGCAGTTCCGGCGAGAGCGACTGA
- a CDS encoding glycoside hydrolase family 3 N-terminal domain-containing protein, whose product MNTKLYRAALAAGACLLMTAAPGAPAAQETIEISAERPMADAPYWDSNLPVDQRVADLMQRMTLEEKLAQMVSIWTDKASIQDDENFFDPAKASERYPHGLGFFTRPSDLKGPGSPRKNTPRSIEESIAYVNALQTWAQTQTRLGIPILTHEESLHGLAALDATSFPQSIGLASTWDPGLVREVNDYIASEVRARGVHQVLSPVVDVARDPRWGRIEETFGEDPYLVGEMGVAAVEGLQGAGKDPKLKDGQVLATLKHMTGHGQPESGTNIGPAQISERTLREMFFPPFKEVVDRTAIDAVMASYNEIDGIPSHSSTWLLGDILRDEWQFDGAVVSDYFAIEEMVSRHKIAADIPAAAVLAMRAGVDIDFPDGASYKYLKQLVDEGRISQAQVDTAVERILRMKFNAGLFEEPFVRDAAPALASNGPDGIALARRAAEKSLILLKNDGVLPLSLPEAGDAKPTIAVIGPNAAVARLGGYYGIPRKTVSPLEGIRALVGDRANIVHSEGVRITLDDDWWEDEVELADPGDNRRMIAEAVETARDADTIVLFIGDTEQTSREGWAEAHLGDRTSLDLVGEQNELFSAMKALGKPVIVVLVNGRPPSYPMVAEQADAILETWYAGEQQGNAIADALFGRVNPGGKLPVTVARNAGQLPHFYNHKPSARRGYLFDEATPLYPFGFGLSYSDFTFGDPSLSSPTIAAGEGVTVRVAVTNEGSMAGDEVVQVYLRDQISSVTRPVKELAGFKRVTLQPGETRNVDVPIRPQAFGFWGRDMTRITEPGDFTIMVGPNSRDLKEVTLTIAE is encoded by the coding sequence ATGAACACCAAGCTTTATCGGGCCGCGCTCGCGGCGGGGGCCTGCCTACTTATGACGGCGGCACCGGGTGCACCTGCCGCACAGGAAACGATCGAGATATCGGCTGAGCGACCGATGGCGGATGCACCCTATTGGGACTCCAATTTGCCGGTCGATCAACGCGTGGCCGACCTGATGCAGCGCATGACGCTGGAGGAAAAGCTTGCGCAGATGGTCAGCATCTGGACCGACAAGGCTTCGATTCAGGACGACGAGAACTTCTTCGATCCCGCCAAGGCGAGCGAGAGATATCCGCACGGACTTGGCTTTTTCACGCGCCCCTCCGACCTGAAAGGACCGGGAAGCCCGCGCAAGAACACACCCCGCTCGATCGAGGAAAGCATCGCCTATGTAAACGCGCTGCAGACTTGGGCACAGACACAGACAAGGCTCGGCATTCCGATCCTTACGCACGAGGAATCGCTCCACGGCCTGGCGGCTCTCGATGCGACCAGTTTCCCCCAATCGATCGGCCTCGCATCGACATGGGATCCGGGCCTCGTGCGCGAAGTCAACGATTACATCGCGAGCGAGGTCAGAGCGCGCGGCGTCCACCAGGTTCTCTCCCCCGTGGTCGACGTCGCGCGCGATCCGCGCTGGGGCCGGATAGAAGAGACCTTCGGCGAGGATCCATACCTCGTGGGAGAAATGGGCGTCGCTGCGGTCGAGGGGCTTCAGGGTGCTGGCAAGGATCCCAAGCTCAAGGACGGTCAGGTGCTCGCCACGCTCAAGCACATGACCGGCCACGGGCAGCCCGAAAGCGGCACCAATATCGGACCTGCGCAGATTTCCGAGCGCACCTTGCGCGAGATGTTCTTCCCGCCCTTCAAAGAGGTTGTGGATCGGACCGCTATCGACGCAGTCATGGCAAGCTATAACGAGATCGATGGTATTCCGAGTCACTCGAGCACCTGGCTGCTGGGCGACATCCTGCGCGACGAATGGCAATTCGACGGGGCGGTCGTCTCGGACTATTTCGCCATCGAGGAAATGGTATCGCGCCACAAGATCGCCGCCGACATCCCGGCGGCGGCAGTCCTCGCTATGCGTGCTGGAGTCGACATCGATTTTCCCGATGGCGCATCGTACAAGTATCTCAAGCAACTGGTCGACGAAGGTCGCATATCGCAGGCACAGGTCGACACAGCGGTTGAACGGATACTTCGCATGAAGTTCAATGCTGGCCTGTTCGAGGAACCGTTCGTGAGAGACGCCGCACCTGCGCTTGCGTCCAATGGTCCAGATGGCATCGCGCTGGCCCGCAGGGCAGCGGAGAAATCGCTGATCTTGCTCAAGAATGACGGGGTTTTGCCACTTTCGCTGCCAGAAGCGGGAGATGCCAAGCCGACCATCGCGGTAATCGGCCCCAATGCTGCGGTCGCGCGGCTGGGGGGATATTACGGCATTCCGCGCAAGACGGTATCGCCGCTGGAGGGCATTCGCGCGCTAGTGGGCGACCGGGCCAATATCGTCCATTCCGAAGGCGTAAGAATTACGCTCGACGACGACTGGTGGGAGGACGAAGTCGAACTCGCCGACCCGGGCGACAACCGGCGGATGATTGCAGAAGCTGTCGAAACTGCACGCGATGCCGATACAATCGTCCTCTTCATCGGCGACACGGAACAGACGAGCCGCGAAGGGTGGGCAGAAGCGCATCTCGGCGATCGTACGAGCCTTGATCTCGTGGGTGAGCAGAACGAGCTGTTTTCGGCGATGAAGGCGCTGGGCAAGCCTGTGATCGTGGTCCTCGTGAACGGTCGACCGCCAAGCTATCCGATGGTGGCGGAGCAAGCCGACGCGATCCTGGAGACGTGGTACGCAGGCGAGCAGCAGGGCAACGCGATCGCAGATGCACTGTTCGGGCGCGTCAATCCCGGCGGCAAACTGCCTGTGACGGTGGCTCGCAATGCGGGACAATTGCCGCATTTCTATAATCACAAGCCGAGCGCACGCCGCGGATACCTCTTCGATGAGGCGACACCGCTTTATCCATTCGGCTTCGGGCTATCCTATAGCGATTTCACGTTCGGCGATCCGTCGCTGTCTTCACCGACGATTGCTGCCGGCGAAGGCGTCACCGTACGCGTGGCCGTGACAAACGAGGGGAGCATGGCGGGCGATGAGGTCGTGCAGGTTTACCTCCGCGACCAGATCAGCTCGGTCACCCGGCCTGTGAAGGAACTTGCCGGGTTCAAGCGAGTGACCCTTCAGCCCGGCGAAACGCGCAATGTCGACGTCCCGATCCGCCCACAAGCATTCGGTTTCTGGGGCCGCGACATGACACGGATTACCGAACCGGGCGACTTTACGATAATGGTCGGTCCGAATTCGCGTGATCTCAAAGAGGTCACGCTGACCATAGCCGAATAG
- a CDS encoding endo-1,4-beta-xylanase — translation MPKTIARREVLAGLGALPLVSCLKDYVPDNIPSVEVPEGPGLDALARKSGRRFGSAVAWNAKGKGMSVSNPAYAAILNAECGVIVPENEMKWQTLRPSPDSYDFTAMDKIAAWAATNGQELRAHVLLWHRPEWFPDWLNSYDFGARPASEAERLLSEHIDTVAARYGSQIKSWDVVNEAIDHSARAPIETSLSRAMGSPEAVIDLAFHKAREALPNARLVYNDYMSWEPSHAHHCEDVLRLLEGMRARGVPCDTLGIQSHIEMFELDPETGVGVYDEAGWRRFLDEVTGMGYRLLITEFDVKDKALPAPIAQRDAKVAEYAQHYLELMLDYNEHLDDILVWGMVDAYNWLQYFDPASRADGLEVRGAPYDSSYRPKPLREAIATVLADVSQVP, via the coding sequence ATGCCCAAAACGATTGCACGCCGCGAAGTGCTCGCCGGACTGGGAGCTCTGCCCCTTGTCAGCTGTCTGAAGGATTACGTGCCTGACAACATTCCCTCAGTTGAAGTGCCGGAGGGGCCGGGCCTCGATGCCCTCGCGCGAAAGAGCGGCAGGCGCTTCGGCAGCGCTGTGGCGTGGAATGCCAAGGGTAAGGGGATGTCGGTCAGTAACCCGGCCTATGCCGCGATCCTGAACGCAGAATGCGGTGTTATCGTCCCGGAAAACGAGATGAAGTGGCAGACTCTGCGGCCCTCACCAGATAGCTACGATTTCACCGCGATGGACAAGATTGCGGCTTGGGCTGCGACAAACGGACAGGAGCTGCGCGCGCACGTCCTCCTGTGGCATCGACCCGAATGGTTTCCCGACTGGTTGAACAGCTACGATTTCGGCGCCCGCCCTGCTAGCGAAGCCGAGCGGCTCCTAAGCGAGCATATCGACACAGTGGCAGCCCGATATGGCTCACAGATCAAGAGCTGGGACGTGGTCAACGAAGCCATCGACCACTCCGCACGCGCGCCGATCGAGACGAGCCTCAGCCGCGCGATGGGAAGCCCCGAGGCGGTAATCGACCTTGCATTTCACAAGGCCCGAGAAGCCCTGCCCAACGCGCGGCTGGTCTATAACGATTACATGAGCTGGGAGCCTTCGCACGCGCATCATTGCGAAGATGTTCTGCGCCTTCTCGAAGGAATGAGAGCACGCGGCGTTCCGTGCGATACGCTTGGCATCCAGTCGCACATCGAAATGTTCGAGCTCGATCCCGAAACCGGCGTTGGTGTTTATGATGAGGCTGGCTGGCGACGCTTCCTCGATGAGGTTACCGGCATGGGATACCGTCTGCTCATCACCGAATTCGACGTGAAGGACAAAGCCTTGCCTGCGCCGATCGCGCAGCGCGATGCAAAGGTTGCCGAATACGCGCAGCATTACCTCGAGCTCATGCTCGACTATAACGAGCACCTCGACGACATCCTCGTCTGGGGCATGGTCGATGCCTACAACTGGCTGCAGTATTTCGACCCAGCCTCAAGAGCCGATGGCTTGGAGGTACGCGGCGCGCCCTACGACAGCTCATATCGTCCAAAGCCGTTGCGCGAAGCGATCGCCACAGTCCTCGCCGACGTCAGCCAAGTTCCATAG
- a CDS encoding TonB-dependent receptor, with protein MIKATAFGVNAPREDKTYRNLLKASASALALGGLLASQSAYAQEAEETEDEPEIVVSGIRQSLENAQNIKRDADTVVDAITAEDIGALPDRSVTEALQRLPGVAINRFAGSNDPDHFSVEGSGVVVRGLNFVRSEFNGRTAFVAGVGGQALNFADVPSELLGSVIVSKNATADMIEGGLAGTVNLNTRKPFDNYGFNIAFSAEANYGDFREEWTPTLSGLISNTWETDSGTFGLLVSASYSRIKSRADGLQITNFQTRDNQLAEKAFAGGAQTCRNPLPLSGSDSLTLPPGGSPCGTAQGPGADGFADFADVRVAPIGGQFRTQEFDRQRDGIAVSAQWESNDERTRLTAEFIRSHSTNEWGEYTFETLPDGSEYNTYPLGCNQNNGGPAERIPDGRGGFVDGDPTTRGECPVGGFEDFVYDSNNLFQSGYITRPSDGWRGNDAAGGFVTAGGMQQQISRRQVDEETTNTDWSLHLTHELTDRLTIDLDAQYAESKKENLDVSLFGSTFADQELDLTGDLPSVIPHKPNFLSYSWAGDNPELAAQTDAEYFMDPRSQFWRAAMDHIEDSEGEQFAFRADLEYEFSDESFLRSAKVGARYSGADQRVRYTTYNWGVLSEVWSGTPVSFDEYGTDDQVFYDFPNFFRGDAPGPVGAFYYSGDLTGDYEGFQDFAIGANQEWQNQGGNSGWVPLAQRGGAIAGTPFVPSDIQDIRQDDYAVYGLLNFGNQYEPIFGDVRLGGNIGLRYVSTTVNSPGIFSLGGAQNLGVQDDFATRCGGTIQTPTGETVSPGGVCSLGEAAYNDLRTLANQPDISVPSKTTYDYLLPSLNLKFGIGNDVILRFAASRVLTRPDNAFLRNFLNVSIDTNSGALFAQAGNPGIRPATAWQFDASLEWYFAPVGSLTLNGFYKEVDDFFFQRVRVEEYQFGSQSVDILTRGPDNFDGKGKIKGFEVAYQQVYDFLPSPFDGLGASANYTYIDSEGLPNTFLNGGNLANNTVESPSTITPGNLPLEQLSKHNVNATVFYEKGPISMRAAYNWRSRFLLTASDVIFPFYSIFNEPTGQLDASIFVNVTDNIKVGVQGVNLTNEITETTQAYSGDPDLLAPRSFFVNDRRFSFILRGSF; from the coding sequence GTGATCAAGGCAACAGCGTTTGGCGTGAATGCGCCTCGCGAAGATAAAACGTACCGCAATCTACTGAAGGCCAGCGCATCGGCATTGGCGCTTGGCGGTCTGCTGGCCTCGCAATCTGCTTACGCGCAGGAAGCCGAGGAAACGGAAGACGAGCCGGAGATCGTCGTTAGCGGTATTCGTCAGTCGCTCGAAAACGCGCAGAACATCAAGCGCGATGCCGACACCGTTGTCGATGCGATCACCGCCGAAGATATCGGCGCACTTCCCGATCGTTCGGTCACCGAAGCGCTCCAGCGTCTTCCCGGTGTCGCAATCAACCGCTTCGCCGGCTCGAATGATCCCGATCACTTCTCGGTTGAAGGCTCCGGCGTAGTCGTTCGCGGCCTCAACTTCGTCCGTTCGGAATTCAACGGGCGTACGGCGTTCGTCGCCGGGGTGGGCGGTCAGGCGCTCAACTTCGCCGACGTTCCTTCCGAGCTGCTCGGCTCGGTCATTGTAAGCAAGAATGCGACTGCTGACATGATCGAAGGCGGGCTTGCCGGTACGGTCAACCTCAACACTCGCAAGCCATTCGACAATTACGGGTTCAACATCGCGTTCAGCGCCGAGGCAAACTACGGGGACTTCCGCGAAGAATGGACTCCGACGCTCTCGGGTCTCATCAGCAACACCTGGGAGACGGATTCGGGCACTTTCGGCCTCTTGGTCAGCGCTTCGTATTCGCGGATCAAGAGCCGCGCTGATGGCCTTCAGATCACCAACTTCCAGACCCGCGACAATCAGCTCGCGGAAAAAGCGTTCGCAGGCGGGGCGCAAACCTGCCGCAATCCGCTGCCCCTCTCGGGAAGCGACAGCCTGACGCTCCCGCCAGGCGGATCGCCCTGCGGCACCGCACAGGGACCGGGAGCAGACGGTTTTGCCGATTTTGCAGACGTGCGCGTTGCGCCGATCGGCGGCCAGTTCCGCACACAGGAATTCGACCGCCAGCGCGATGGTATTGCCGTATCCGCGCAATGGGAATCCAACGATGAGCGCACGCGCCTTACGGCTGAGTTCATCCGATCGCATTCCACCAATGAATGGGGTGAGTACACCTTCGAGACGCTGCCGGATGGCTCCGAGTACAACACGTATCCGCTGGGCTGTAATCAGAATAATGGAGGCCCGGCAGAGCGCATACCGGATGGCCGGGGTGGCTTTGTCGATGGCGACCCGACCACCCGCGGCGAATGCCCGGTCGGCGGTTTCGAGGACTTCGTCTACGATTCAAACAACCTGTTCCAGTCAGGCTACATCACCCGACCGAGCGATGGTTGGCGGGGCAATGACGCTGCCGGCGGCTTCGTGACTGCAGGGGGGATGCAGCAGCAAATTTCCCGCAGGCAGGTCGATGAAGAGACGACCAACACCGATTGGAGCCTGCATCTGACGCATGAGCTTACGGATCGGCTCACGATCGATCTCGACGCTCAATATGCTGAATCGAAGAAAGAAAATCTCGACGTAAGTCTCTTCGGGTCCACCTTCGCCGATCAGGAGCTTGATCTCACCGGCGACCTTCCAAGCGTCATTCCGCACAAGCCCAATTTCCTCAGCTACAGCTGGGCGGGCGACAATCCGGAGCTCGCGGCGCAAACCGACGCGGAATACTTCATGGATCCGCGCTCGCAATTCTGGCGCGCTGCAATGGACCACATCGAGGACAGCGAAGGCGAACAGTTCGCATTCCGCGCGGACCTCGAATATGAATTCTCCGATGAATCCTTCCTGCGCTCTGCCAAGGTCGGCGCACGGTATTCAGGTGCAGACCAGCGGGTTCGCTACACGACCTACAATTGGGGCGTGCTCAGCGAGGTATGGTCGGGAACGCCGGTCTCGTTCGATGAATACGGGACGGACGATCAGGTCTTCTACGATTTTCCCAACTTCTTCCGCGGCGATGCTCCGGGCCCCGTCGGCGCATTCTACTATTCCGGCGACCTGACGGGCGACTACGAAGGGTTCCAGGATTTCGCCATCGGTGCGAACCAGGAATGGCAGAACCAGGGCGGCAATTCCGGCTGGGTTCCTCTTGCTCAACGTGGCGGCGCGATCGCCGGAACGCCATTCGTACCGAGCGATATTCAGGACATCCGCCAGGACGATTACGCGGTCTACGGGCTGCTGAATTTCGGAAACCAGTACGAACCGATCTTCGGTGACGTCCGGCTGGGCGGCAATATCGGGCTTCGATACGTCAGCACCACGGTTAACTCTCCGGGCATCTTCAGCCTTGGCGGAGCCCAGAACCTCGGCGTGCAAGATGACTTCGCCACACGTTGCGGCGGCACGATCCAGACGCCCACCGGAGAGACTGTCAGTCCGGGTGGCGTGTGCTCTCTCGGCGAAGCGGCGTACAACGATCTTCGCACGCTAGCGAACCAGCCCGATATCTCGGTGCCCAGCAAGACAACGTACGACTATCTGTTGCCCAGCCTGAACTTGAAGTTCGGCATCGGCAATGATGTGATCTTGCGCTTTGCCGCATCGAGGGTTCTGACGAGACCGGACAACGCGTTCCTGCGCAACTTCCTCAATGTCTCGATCGACACCAACAGCGGCGCGCTCTTCGCGCAGGCGGGCAATCCCGGCATCAGGCCGGCGACGGCCTGGCAATTCGACGCGAGCCTCGAATGGTATTTCGCACCAGTCGGATCGCTGACCCTCAACGGGTTCTACAAGGAAGTCGACGACTTCTTCTTCCAGCGGGTCCGGGTCGAAGAATATCAATTCGGAAGCCAATCGGTCGATATCCTGACGCGTGGACCGGACAATTTCGATGGAAAGGGCAAGATCAAGGGCTTCGAAGTCGCCTACCAGCAGGTCTACGACTTCTTGCCTTCGCCTTTCGACGGCCTCGGTGCTTCGGCGAACTACACCTACATCGATAGTGAAGGTTTGCCGAACACGTTCCTCAACGGCGGCAACCTTGCCAACAATACGGTGGAAAGTCCTTCGACCATCACGCCGGGCAACCTGCCGCTCGAGCAGCTCTCGAAGCACAACGTCAACGCGACGGTGTTCTACGAGAAGGGGCCGATATCGATGCGCGCAGCCTACAACTGGCGATCGAGGTTCCTGCTCACGGCATCGGACGTGATCTTCCCGTTCTACTCGATCTTCAACGAGCCGACCGGGCAGCTGGATGCATCCATCTTCGTGAACGTCACCGACAATATCAAAGTGGGTGTTCAGGGCGTCAACCTGACCAACGAAATTACCGAGACGACGCAGGCTTATTCGGGCGATCCCGATCTGCTGGCTCCGCGCTCGTTCTTCGTGAACGACAGGAGGTTTTCCTTCATACTCCGCGGAAGTTTCTGA
- a CDS encoding tryptophan halogenase family protein, whose translation MSKGQGTVTTDRIRRVVIVGGGTAGWMAAAALSRYFDDGDRTVTLIESDAIGTVGVGEATIPPIRNFNAMLDIDENEFLRATKGTFKLGIEFVNWGRNGDRYFHPFGGYGQDLHGIAFHQLFLREAARNRESAGNIASYSMSSVAAALGRFGRPAAGAKTPVAQIAYAFHFDASLYAAFLRARAERQGTIRREGRIIDVERDGETGDVVSVNLEDGTRIEGDLFIDCSGFRGLLIEDTLETGYEDWSRWLPMDRAIAVPTANSAPPPPFTRATAHSAGWQWRIPLQHRTGNGHVFSSAYIEEDEARRILLENVEGDVLAEPRTLRFLTGMRSKAWNHNVVSLGLASGFIEPLESTSIHLIQNGIARLFALFPDHPVNPIERDEYNRGMREVYEDVRDFIILHYKATQRDDTEFWRYVRDMDVPDSLAKKIELWRSRGRIFRENAELFTTPSWVAVMLGQNIWPERHEPIADTLDPDKVAVAMAQMRSAYQSAAQTLPSQEQFLKQAGAWAEEAYQ comes from the coding sequence ATGTCCAAAGGGCAAGGTACCGTTACCACGGACCGCATCAGACGGGTTGTCATCGTCGGCGGTGGAACGGCAGGCTGGATGGCAGCCGCCGCACTGTCGCGCTATTTCGACGACGGTGATCGCACCGTCACGCTGATCGAATCCGATGCGATCGGCACCGTTGGCGTCGGCGAGGCGACCATTCCACCGATTCGCAACTTCAATGCGATGCTCGATATCGACGAGAACGAATTTCTTCGCGCGACAAAGGGTACGTTCAAGCTCGGTATCGAATTTGTGAACTGGGGCAGAAATGGCGATCGCTATTTCCACCCCTTCGGTGGGTATGGGCAGGATCTGCACGGTATCGCCTTTCACCAACTCTTCCTGCGGGAGGCAGCCCGCAACCGGGAATCGGCAGGCAATATCGCTTCATATTCGATGAGCTCGGTCGCGGCGGCGCTCGGCCGCTTCGGACGTCCTGCTGCCGGCGCAAAGACGCCGGTCGCGCAAATCGCCTACGCGTTCCATTTTGACGCTTCGCTATACGCGGCGTTCCTGCGTGCACGTGCCGAGCGGCAAGGCACAATCCGCCGCGAGGGCCGCATCATCGATGTCGAAAGGGACGGCGAAACGGGAGATGTCGTCTCGGTCAATCTGGAAGACGGCACGAGGATTGAAGGCGATCTGTTCATTGATTGTTCGGGCTTTCGCGGTCTTCTGATCGAAGATACGCTGGAGACCGGATACGAGGATTGGAGCCGTTGGTTGCCGATGGACCGCGCGATCGCCGTGCCGACTGCCAATAGCGCCCCACCTCCCCCCTTCACGCGAGCAACCGCGCATTCGGCCGGTTGGCAATGGCGCATCCCGTTGCAACATCGCACCGGGAACGGGCACGTCTTTTCGAGCGCCTATATTGAGGAGGATGAAGCACGCCGCATCCTGCTCGAGAATGTCGAAGGCGACGTGCTGGCCGAGCCACGCACGCTTCGCTTCCTGACCGGCATGCGGAGCAAGGCATGGAATCACAATGTCGTCTCATTGGGCCTCGCATCGGGCTTCATCGAACCGCTCGAATCCACCAGCATCCACCTCATCCAGAACGGGATTGCGAGACTGTTTGCGCTGTTCCCGGACCATCCGGTGAACCCGATCGAACGCGACGAATACAATCGCGGCATGCGTGAAGTGTACGAGGACGTGCGCGACTTCATCATCCTCCATTACAAGGCAACCCAGCGCGACGACACCGAGTTCTGGCGCTACGTTCGCGACATGGACGTGCCCGATAGCCTCGCGAAGAAAATCGAGCTGTGGCGCAGCCGCGGGCGGATATTCCGCGAGAATGCAGAACTTTTCACGACACCCAGCTGGGTCGCGGTAATGCTGGGGCAGAATATCTGGCCAGAGAGGCACGAACCGATTGCCGATACACTGGATCCCGACAAGGTAGCAGTGGCGATGGCGCAGATGCGCTCTGCCTACCAGTCAGCTGCAC